One window of Athalia rosae chromosome 4, iyAthRosa1.1, whole genome shotgun sequence genomic DNA carries:
- the LOC105687498 gene encoding serine/threonine-protein kinase mTOR: MTNSLVLDFVHRLKSRHEEVRIKAARDLCLYVTTELREASQEELTAFMDEFNHHIFEMVSGSDMNEKKGGILAIVCLIGADVGNISTRTIRFANYLRNLLPSNDVGVMELAAKTVGKLALVSGTYTAEYVEFEVKRAFEWLGGDRQEGKRHAAVLVLRELAVSMPTYFFQQVSPFFDLIFNAIRDPKPLIREAASEALRAALVVTAQRESAKQMHKPQWYKECFQEVLQCFNDTDVKGRGSNKDAGIHGSLLVLNELLRCSNARWERNYEALMERLNCPSQQIDDDILSLMPRLKTAIVPNWNGSVPSRSNHQHTIHPVHESAACRSLMQEGIDNIYVDVMNQKASRNPHIQHALMMLIPRLVAFNKEKFDKHHLAQSISYLLMTLRSREKDRHAAFTTIGLIAVAVENGIEPYLPEIMDVIKASLPSKETPSKKRGTVLEPAVFICITLLGHAVKQTIGPDIKVLLEPMLATGLSPILTKSLRELAHSIPSLKPDISQGLLRMLSQVLMHKPLRHPGAPRTATSPILTSATEADVPSTVLALKTLGTFNFDGNPLLQFVRRCADHFLTSEQAEVRLEAVRTCSRLLRLALNQPGPTVTNTVSAVLAKLLEVGITDTDPDVRFSVLACLDESFDIHLAQAESLSALFVAMNDEMFEIRELAIYTIGRLSTMNPAYVMPSLRKTLIQFLTELEHSGMGRNKEQAARMLDHLVVSAPRLIRPYMEPILKVLIPKLKESETNPGVVLAVLRAIGDLAEVSGSEMQQWMPELLSILLEMLVDASSPEKRGVALWVLGQLVGSTGHVVKPYTQYPSLLDVLINFLKTEQQPIIRRETIRVLGLLGALDPYKHKMNLGQIDSQLDSLTSMADIRSKSDSETSQDLTTSEMLVNMSSSTLEEYYPAIAIATLMRIIREPTLFQHHTMVVQAVTFIFKSLGIKCVPYISQVMPSFLNVVRSADIGFREYLFQQLAVLIAIVKQHIRNYLDDIFALIKEVWTVNSTLQSTLILLVEHIAVALGAEFKIYLPQLMPQILRVLTHDTSKDRAVTVKLLLALQKFGNNLDNYLHLVLPPIVKLFYATDCPISVNKVALETVDHLAETLDFTDFASRIVHPLVRTLDTCPELRGTAMETLCALLIQLGKKYKIFIPLVQKVMTKHKIVHQTYDVYIDKILTESTVTDGEDYLLTRPRDFRHKHRDLSLTSSDTTTIKRLNVSASNLQKAWTATRRVSKDDWLEWLRSLSIGLLKESPSPALRSCWALAQTYSQLPRDLFNAAFVSCWTYLEEPYRTELIETLQQALMVPDLPEITQTILNLAEFMEHCDKGPLPLNAKILGERAMHCRAYAKALHYKEDEFHKSRNSNVFESLISINNKLQQKEVAEGLLEYVMKQQNQQDLKVQVRWYEKLHNWDKALDLYKDRLNSDPNDVESTLGEMRCLEALGEWGQLHDVATRQWANENDENKQRMSRMAAAAAWGLGQWESMEKYVNFIPKDTQDGAFYRAVLAIHDEQYNVAHQLIDSARDLLDTELTAMAGESYQRAYNAMVEVQKLAELEEVIQFKLVPERRQTIKSMWWERLQGGQRVVEDWQKIIQVHTLVVSPQDDMYTWLKYASLCRKNGSPMLCHKTLVMLLGMDPSQNPDQPLPTTHPQVTFAYCKHMWMANNREAAYSQLQRFVQTSLQPATISVLNQDDEKQQEVRKRLLARCYLKLGEWLEALEGISEHSIPAVLSYYAAATKHDPSWYKAWHAFAYTNFETVLFYKHQQGDTNIDNVPGNATRAGLSSSQYISQFTVPAVEGFFRSINLSHGSSLQDTLRLLTLWFDYGQWPEVYEAIVEGIRLIEINTWLQVIPQLIARIDTPRALVGRLIHHLLIDIGKTHPQALVYPLTVASKSASSARKTAANKILKNMCEHSPTLVQQAVLASDELIRVAILWHELWHEGLEEASRLYFGERNVKGMFDTLEPLHAMLERGPQTLKETSFNQTYGRDLMEAKEWCYRYKMSGNVKDLNQAWDLYYHVFRKISRQLPQLTSLELQYVSPKLLVCRDLELAVPGSYSPGHPIVRIASIQGSMQVITSKQRPRKLCIKGSNGKDYMFLLKGHEDLRQDERVMQLFGLVNTLLLHDPDTFRRNLTIQRYAVIPLSTNSGLIGWVPHCDTLHTLIRDYREKKKILLNIEHRIMLRMAPDYDHLMLMQKVEVFEHALEHTHGDDLSRLLWLKSPSSEVWFDRRTNYTRSLAVMSMVGYILGLGDRHPSNLMLDRLSGKILHIDFGDCFEVAMTREKFPEKIPFRLTRMLINAMEVTGIEGTYRRTSESVMSVLHRNKDSLMAVLEAFVYDPLLNWRLMDNAVPKTTRSDAQGITASSSQEHGDMLDSHSATLPKKGVPCSVENGGDNNQPEALNKKALAIINRVRDKLTGRDFSHEETLNVQQQVDLLIQQATNNENLCQCYIGWCPFW, encoded by the exons atgacgaactcTCTGGTGCTAGACTTTGTTCATCGTCTCAAATCGCGGCATGAAGAAGTCCGAATTAAGGCAGCACGCGACTTGTGCCTTTATGTTACGACAGAATTACGCGAAGCTTCTCAAGAAGAGCTTACAGCATTTATGGATGAATTTAATCATCACATATTTGAAATGGTTTCTGGCTCGGacatgaatgagaaaaagggagGTATACTGGCAATAGTATGCTTGATCGGTGCCGATGTGGGTAACATTAGTACTCGTACTATAAGGTTTGCTAATTACCTAAGAAATTTGCTGCCATCTAATGACGTAGGAGTAATGGAATTGGCTGCTAAGACTGTCGGCAAGTTAGCACTAGTCTCTGGTACTTATACTGCGGAATATGTTGAGTTTGAAGTGAAACGTGCATTTGAATGGCTTGGGGGAGATAGACAGGAGGGAAAACGACATGCTGCTGTTCTTGTGCTGAGAGAATTAGCAGTCTCTATGccaacatatttttttcaacaagtctctcctttttttgatctaatatTCAACGCAATAAGGGATCCTAAGCCACTGATTCGAGAAGCAGCTTCAGAGGCACTTAGAGCTGCATTAGTAGTGACTGCCCAAAGAGAATCTGCTAAACAGATGCACAAGCCACAGTGGTACAAGGAATGTTTTCAGGAAGTTTTACAGTGCTTTAATGATACGGATGTCAAGGGAAGAGGATCTAATAAAGATGCTGGGATTCATGGCTCTCTTTTGGTCTTGAATGAGCTTTTGAGATGCAGTAATGCTCGATGGGAAAGGAACTATGAGGCCTTAATGGAGAGATTGAATTGTCCTTCTCAACAAATTGATGATGATATTCTATCACTAATGCCTCGTCTCAAAACTGCTATTGTACCTAACTGGAATGGATCCGTTCCAAGTCGATCTAATCACCAGCACACAATTCATCCTGTCCATGAATCTGCTGCTTGTCGTAGTTTGATGCAAGAAGGTATAGATAATATCTATGTTGATGTTATGAACCAAAAAGCGTCGAGAAATCCTCATATACAGCATGCCCTGATGATGCTTATACCTAGGCTTGTTGCTTTCAATAAAGAGAAATTTGATAAACATCATCTGGCACAGAGCATATCCTATCTATTAATGACTCTGAGAAGCCGAGAAAAAGATAGACATGCAGCATTTACAACTATAGGATTAATTGCTGTGGCTGTTGAGAATGGGATAGAACCTTATCTTCCTGAAATTATGGACGTCATCAAAGCTTCTCTGCCATCCAAAGAGACTCCAAGCAAAAAACGAGGCACAGTACTTGAACCAGCGGTGTTTATCTGCATTACTCTGCTGGGGCATGCAGTAAAGCAAACTATCGGCCCAGATATAAAAGTCCTGTTGGAGCCAATGCTTGCTACAGGACTTAGCCCGATTCTCACTAAATCATTGCGGGAATTAGCACATAGTATACCATCTTTGAAACCAGATATTTCTCAAGGGCTCTTGCGAATGCTATCCCAAGTTCTCATGCACAAGCCACTTCGCCATCCTGGAGCACCTCGGACAGCAACAAGTCCGATTTTGACCTCAGCTACAGAAGCAGATGTCCCATCAACAGTACTAGCCCTTAAAACACTTGGCACTTTTAACTTCGATGGGAATCCACTGTTACAATTTGTTAGAAGATGTGCCGATCACTTTTTGACTTCTGAGCAAGCTGAAGTTCGATTGGAAGCTGTGAGAACTTGCTCTAGGCTGTTAAGGCTGGCATTGAATCAGCCTGGTCCTACTGTGACCAATACAGTTTCTGCAGTACTGGCAAAACTTCTAGAGGTAGGCATCACAGATACGGATCCTGACGTCAGATTTTCGGTCTTAGCATGTTTGGATGAAAGTTTTGATATTCATCTTGCTCAAGCCGAGAGTTTATCGGCACTGTTTGTTGCAATGAATGATGAAATGTTTGAAATAAGAGAGTTGGCAATTTATACGATTGGGAGATTAAGTACAATGAATCCAGCTTATGTGATGCCATCTCTTCGTAAAACactcattcaatttttaactgAACTTGAACATTCTGGTATGGGACGTAACAAAGAACAAGCTGCACGTATGTTGGATCACTTGGTCGTCAGTGCTCCTCGACTCATCAGACCATACATGGAACCAATTTTGAAAGTTCTCATTCCTAAGTTGAAAGAATCTGAGACCAACCCTGGTGTTGTTCTTGCTGTTCTCAGAGCCATTGGTGATCTGGCGGAAGTGAGTGGATCAGAAATGCAACAGTGGATGCCAGAACTGTTGTCTATATTACTTGAAATGTTGGTTGATGCTAGTTCACCAGAAAAACGAGGTGTTGCCCTGTGGGTTTTGGGTCAATTAGTTGGGAGTACAGGACATGTCGTAAAGCCATACACACAATACCCGTCTTTATTAGATGTGTTAATCAATTTCTTGAAGACCGAACAGCAACCCATTATTAGGAGAGAAACCATACGTGTTCTTGGATTGCTGGGTGCTCTGGACCCTTATAAACACAAAATGAACCTTGGTCAAATTGATTCGCAGTTGGACTCTCTAACATCTATGGCCGATATCAGATCTAAAAGTGACTCTGAAACGAGCCAGGATTTAACAACCAGTGAAATGCTTGTAAACATGTCCTCTTCAACACTTGAAGAATATTATCCTGCAATTGCAATTGCCACCTTAATGCGCATTATCCGGGAGCCTACACTCTTCCAGCATCATACCATGGTCGTTCAAGCTGTaacattcattttcaaaagtctTGGCATCAAATGCGTTCCGTACATTTCCCAGGTGATGCCTAGCTTTTTAAATGTAGTTCGAAGTGCTGATATCGGTTTTCGAGAATACCTTTTCCAACAGTTGGCTGTACTTATTGCAATTGTAAAACAGCATATTCGGAATTATTTAGATGATATTTTTGCTTTGATCAAAGAAGTTTGGACTGTGAACAGTACTTTACAAAGTACGTTGATACTTCTTGTGGAACACATTGCTGTTGCTTTGGGTGctgaatttaaaatttatcTCCCACAACTTATGCCACAGATTCTAAGAGTTTTGACGCATGATACTAGCAAAGATCGTGCTGTTACTGTCAAGCTACTTCTTGCATTACAAAAGTTTGGAAATAATCTTGACAATTATTTACATCTAGTGCTTCCGCCCATAGTGAAGCTATTTTATGCAACTGACTGCCCAATTTCGGTAAATAAAGTTGCTTTAGAAACTGTGGACCATCTTGCTGAAACATTGGACTTCACCGATTTTGCTTCAAGAATAGTTCATCCACTGGTGAGAACATTGGATACATGCCCAGAACTGAGAGGCACTGCAATGGAAACTCTTTGTGCACTTCTGATTCAACTtggaaagaaatataaaattttcattccactgGTACAGAAAGTTATGACCAAACACAAAATTGTTCATCAAACGTACGATGTTTATATAGATAAAATTTTAACTGAATCTACTGTGACTGATGGCGAAGATTATCTGCTTACACGTCCTCGAGACTTCAGACACAAGCATCGTGATTTATCACTGACCTCCTCGGATACCACAACAATTAAACGACTAAATGTCTCAGCGTCAAATCTACAAAAGGCTTGGACTGCAACACGCAGAGTATCTAAAGACGATTGGCTAGAATGGCTTCGAAGTTTGTCTATTGGATTACTCAAAGAATCACCGTCTCCAGCATTGAGGTCCTGCTGGGCACTTGCTCAGACTTATTCACAACTTCCGAGAGACTTATTTAATGCAGCTTTTGTATCATGTTGGACTTACCTTGAGGAGCCGTATCGAACAGAATTAATCGAGACTTTGCAGCAAGCTTTAATGGTACCAGATCTTCCAGAAATAACACAAACTATTTTGAACTTGGCGGAATTTATGGAACATTGTGACAAGGGACCATTACCATTGAATGCAAAGATATTGGGTGAACGAGCGATGCATTGCCGAGCGTATGCCAAGGCCCTGCACTACAAGGAAGACGAGTTTCATAAAAGTCGAAATAGCAATGTTTTTGAGTCATTGATTTCCATCAATAACAAACTCCAACAAAAAGAGGTTGCGGAGGGTTTACTAGAGTATGTTATGAAACAACAAAACCAGCAGGACTTGAAAGTACAAGTACGGTGGTACGAGAAATTACATAACTGGGATAAGGCATTGGATTTGTATAAAGACCGTCTGAACAGCGATCCTAACGATGTAGAATCCACTCTAGGAGAGATGCGCTGCCTAGAAGCGCTTGGTGAATGGGGACAGCTGCATGATGTTGCGACTCGTCAATGGGCCAACGAAAATGATGAGAATAAACAGAGAATGTCCCGTatggctgctgctgcagcttggGGGCTTGGACAATGGGAGAGTATGGAAAAGTACGTGAATTTCATCCCCAAAGATACTCAAGATGGGGCATTTTACAGAGCAGTATTGGCTATTCATGATGAACAGTACAATGTAGCTCATCAATTAATAGATAGTGCAAGGGATTTATTGGATACAGAATTAACAGCAATGGCAGGTGAGAGTTACCAAAGAGCTTATAATGCAATGGTCGAAGTTCAAAAGTTAGCTGAATTAGAAGAAGTGATACAATTCAAGTTAGTCCCAGAACGAAGGCAGACAATAAAGTCAATGTGGTGGGAAAGATTGCAAGGTGGACAACGTGTGGTAGAAGATTGGCAGAAAATCATTCAAGTCCACACGTTGGTGGTATCTCCTCAAGATGATATGTACACTTGGCTGAAATATGCAAGCCTCTGCCGAAAGAATGGCAGCCCCATGTTGTGTCACAAGACATTAGTTATGCTGTTGGGAATGGATCCATCTCAGAATCCAGATCAGCCATTGCCTACAACACACCCTCAAGTGACATTTGCTTACTGTAAACACATGTGGATGGCAAATAATCGAGAAGCAGCTTACAGTCAGCTTCAACGATTTGTACAAACTTCGTTACAGCCAGCAACAATATCTGTGCTCAATCAAGATGATGAGAAGCAACAAGAAGTTAGGAAGAGATTGCTAGCTCGATGCTATTTGAAACTTGGAGAATGGTTGGAGGCGCTAGAGGGGATAAGCGAACATTCCATTCCAGCTGTACTATCATACTATGCAGCTGCAACGAAACATGATCCATCGTGGTACAAAGCATGGCATGCTTTTGCTTACACGAATTTTGAAACAGTTCTATTTTATAAACATCAACAAGGTGATACCAACATTGACAATGTACCAGGCAATGCCACACGTGCGGGATTATCAAGTTCTCAATATATTTCTCAGTTTACTGTACCAGCAGTGGAAGGATTCTTCAGATCAATTAATTTGTCACACGGTAGTTCACTGCAGGATACTTTACGATTACTGACTTTGTGGTTTGATTATGGACAGTGGCCTGAAGTATACGAAGCCATTGTCGAAGGAATACGATTAATCGAAATTAATACGTGGCTCCAAGTAATACCCCAGCTTATTGCCAGAATCGATACACCTAGGGCTCTGGTTGGTCGTTTGATACATCATCTGTTGATTGATATCGGTAAAACTCACCCTCAAGCTTTGGTGTATCCTTTGACTGTTGCGTCAAAAAGTGCAAGCTCTGCTCGCAAGACCGCTgctaataaaatattaaaaaatatgtgtGAACACAGTCCTACGTTGGTACAGCAAGCTGTCTTAGCCAGTGACGAATTGATTAGAGTTGCAATTTTGTGGCATGAACTCTGGCATGAAGGTTTGGAAGAAGCCAGTAGATTGTACTTTGGTGAGAGAAATGTCAAGGGGATGTTTGATACTTTAGAGCCTCTTCACGCTATGTTAGAACGAGGGCCACAAACCTTGAAGGAAACATCATTCAATCAAACTTACGGAAGAGATTTGATGGAAGCAAAGGAATGGTGTTATAGGTACAAAATGTCTGGAAATGTGAAAGACTTGAATCAGGCATGGGATCTTTATTACCATGTATTCAGAAAAATCTCAAGGCAATTACCGCAACTCACAAGCCTCGAACTACAATACGTCAGTCCAAAATTGTTAGTTTGTCGAGATTTGGAATTAGCTGTTCCTGGGAGCTATAGCCCAGGACATCCTATTGTTAGAATTGCGAGTATTCAAGGTTCCATGCAAGTGATCACCAGCAAGCAGCGACCTCGGAAGCTCTGTATTAAGG GAAGCAATGGCAAAGACTATATGTTCCTACTAAAAGGTCATGAAGATCTTAGACAGGACGAACGTGTCATGCAACTTTTTGGTCTAGTCAATACACTGTTGCTGCATGATCCAGACACATTCAGAAGAAATCTCACTATTCAG AGGTATGCTGTAATTCCACTGTCTACCAATAGTGGTCTGATTGGCTGGGTACCACATTGTGACACTCTACATACACTAATACGCGATtatcgagaaaagaaaaagatactgCTGAACATCGAGCATAGAATAATGCTAAGG ATGGCACCGGATTATGATCATCTCATGCTAATGCAGAAAGTGGAAGTCTTTGAACATGCTTTAGAACACACTCATGGGGATGATTTATCTCGTCTTTTGTGGCTAAAATCGCCATCCAGTGAAGTCTGGTTTGATCGTAGAACAAATTACACACGTTCTCTTGCAGTGATGTCGATGGTTGGCTATATACTGGGTCTTGGAGATCGACATCCTTCCAATTTGATGTTGGACCGTTTAAgtggaaaaattcttcacatAGACTTTGGTGATTGTTTCGAAGTAGCCATGACTCGTGAGAAGTTTCCAGAGAAGATCCCTTTTCGGTTGACGCGAATGTTAATTAATGCAATGGAGGTAACAGGAATTGAAGGAACATACAGACGGACAAGTGAATCGGTTATGTCAGTGTTACATCGAAACAAAGACAGTTTAATGGCTGTGTTGGAGGCTTTTGTTTATGATCCCCTGTTAAACTGGAGACTAATGGATAATGCAGTTCCAAAAACCACACGATCAGATGCTCAAGGTATTACCGCAAGTAGTAGTCAGGAGCATGGGGATATGCTAGATTCTCACAGTGCTACTCTACCAAAGAAAGGAGTTCCTTGTAGCGTCGAAAATGGAG GAGATAACAATCAGCCAGAGGCTCTGAACAAAAAGGCCTTGGCAATTATAAATAGAGTGAGAGATAAATTAACAGGCCGTGATTTTTCACACGAGGAGACACTTAATGTTCAACAGCAAGTTGACTTGCTAATCCAACAGGCAACGAACAATGAAAACCTCTGCCAGTGTTACATTGGATG GTGTCCATTCTGGTGA
- the LOC105687501 gene encoding cytidine deaminase-like isoform X2, whose protein sequence is MSAAKLIEFNSLDADIQELIMASVEARNYSYSPYSNFKVGAALRSEDGIIYKGCNIENSSYSVTICAERTAIAKAVSEGK, encoded by the exons ATGAGTGctgcaaaattgatcgaattcaaTTCACTGG ATGCAGATATTCAGGAATTAATTATGGCAAGTGTAGAAGCTCGCAATTACTCATATTCACCTTATAGTAACTTCAAAGTTGGGGCAGCGCTCCGCTCTGAAGATGGAATAATTTACAAGGGATGTAACATTGAAAACTCATCATATTCGGTTACTATTTGTGCCGAGCGAACTGCAATTGCTAAAGCAGTTtcagaag gtAAATAA
- the LOC105687501 gene encoding cytidine deaminase-like isoform X1: MSAAKLIEFNSLDADIQELIMASVEARNYSYSPYSNFKVGAALRSEDGIIYKGCNIENSSYSVTICAERTAIAKAVSEGKKKFVALATVADMDKIFVTPCGVCRQTIYEFGDIPVYLTKSTLGTVLVTSAKELLPFGFHLQDASA; encoded by the exons ATGAGTGctgcaaaattgatcgaattcaaTTCACTGG ATGCAGATATTCAGGAATTAATTATGGCAAGTGTAGAAGCTCGCAATTACTCATATTCACCTTATAGTAACTTCAAAGTTGGGGCAGCGCTCCGCTCTGAAGATGGAATAATTTACAAGGGATGTAACATTGAAAACTCATCATATTCGGTTACTATTTGTGCCGAGCGAACTGCAATTGCTAAAGCAGTTtcagaaggtaaaaaaaaatttgtagctCTTGCAACAGTAGCAGatatggataaaatttttgtaacacCTTGCGGAGTATGCCGTCAAACAATATATGAGTTTGGAGATATTCCAGTTTATTTAACTAAATCGACTTTAGGAACTGTCTTGGTTACTTCAGCCAAAGAATTGTTACCGTTTGGATTTCATTTGCAAGATGCAAGTGCATAA